A window of the Erpetoichthys calabaricus chromosome 10, fErpCal1.3, whole genome shotgun sequence genome harbors these coding sequences:
- the LOC127529415 gene encoding uncharacterized protein LOC127529415, with protein sequence MVRMQGVELAKVNEFKYLGSTVQSNGDCGREKKKRVQAEWNGWRRVTGVICDRRVSARVKGKVYKAVVRPAMLYGLKMMALTRKQETELEVAELKMLRFALGVTRMDRIRNQYIRRSAQVRRLGDKVRVVRLRWFGHVQRRDAEYIGRRILRIELPGKRKRGRPKRRFMDVVREDMQVMGVTEQDAEDRKVWKKMIHCGNS encoded by the coding sequence atggtgaggatgcaaggagtagagttggcgaaggtgaatgagtttaaatacttgggatcaacagtacagagtaatggggattgtggaagagagaagaaaaagagagtgcaggcagagtggaatgggtggagaagagtgacaggagtaatttgtgacagacgggtatcagcaagagtgaaagggaaggtctacaaggcggtagtgagaccagctatgttatatgggttgaagatgatggcactgaccagaaagcaggagacagagctggaggtggcagagttaaagatgctaagatttgcactgggtgtgacaaggatggacaggattagaaatcagTACAtaagaaggtcagctcaagttagacggttgggagacaaagtcagagtggtgagattgcgttggtttggacatgtgcagaggagagatgctgagtatattgggagaaggatattaaggatagagctgccaggcaagaggaaaagaggaaggcctaagcgaaggtttatggatgtggtgagagaggacatgcaggtgatgggtgtaacagaacaagatgcagaggacagaaaggtatggaagaagatgatccactgtggcaactcctaa